In Paraburkholderia phenazinium, the following are encoded in one genomic region:
- the cydX gene encoding cytochrome bd-I oxidase subunit CydX — translation MWYFSWILGIGVALGFGIINVMWLEASGTFSRDAAPNDPAASPVVASGDKHL, via the coding sequence ATGTGGTATTTCAGCTGGATTCTCGGTATCGGCGTGGCGCTCGGCTTTGGGATCATCAACGTGATGTGGCTCGAAGCGAGCGGCACGTTCAGCCGTGACGCGGCGCCGAACGACCCGGCTGCCAGCCCGGTTGTCGCGAGCGGAGACAAGCATTTGTGA
- a CDS encoding AAA family ATPase: MTYLVFICGHAGTGKTTLARRLIAPLMTAAGSAFCLLDKDTLYGGYSAAAMGLLTNDPNDRDSPLFLQHLRDPEYRGLIDTARDNLALGIGALVVAPLSREVRERKLFDRAWLGVGDDVEIRVVWVSTLEETARQRILERGDPNDAYKLAHWDEYRQRRFVPSAESSVGLLKFDNTAPDTQDYDALLARIVGA, encoded by the coding sequence GTGACGTACCTGGTTTTCATCTGCGGACATGCAGGCACGGGCAAGACCACCCTCGCCAGACGGCTGATCGCCCCGTTGATGACGGCAGCCGGCAGCGCGTTCTGCCTGCTCGACAAAGACACGCTATACGGCGGCTACAGCGCCGCCGCGATGGGACTGCTGACCAACGATCCCAACGACCGCGACAGCCCCCTCTTCCTTCAGCATCTGCGCGACCCGGAGTACCGCGGCCTGATCGATACCGCGCGGGACAACCTCGCACTCGGCATCGGGGCGCTGGTCGTCGCGCCGCTCTCGCGTGAAGTGCGCGAGCGCAAACTGTTCGATCGGGCGTGGCTGGGTGTGGGTGACGATGTCGAGATTCGCGTGGTCTGGGTGAGCACGTTGGAAGAGACGGCGCGTCAACGGATCCTCGAACGAGGCGATCCGAACGATGCCTACAAGCTCGCTCATTGGGACGAATACCGGCAACGCCGTTTCGTGCCGAGTGCCGAAAGCAGCGTGGGCCTGTTGAAGTTCGACAATACCGCGCCGGATACGCAGGACTACGATGCGCTGCTGGCGCGGATCGTCGGTGCGTAG
- a CDS encoding saccharopine dehydrogenase family protein yields the protein MKVAIVGAGLIGHTIAHMLRETGDYEVVAFDRDQAALDKLAEQGIPTRRVDSADAAALRAAVQGFDALVNALPYYLAVNVATAAKGAGVHYFDLTEDVRATTAIRAIADESDHAFMPQCGLAPGFIGIAAHELANRFTEIRDVKMRVGALPEFPTNALKYNLTWSVDGLINEYCQPCEAIRDSRTQWVQPLEGLEHFSLDGTEYEAFNTSGGLGTLCETLAGRVETLDYKSVRYPGHRELMKFLLEDLRLATDRDNLKAIMRRSVPSTAQDVVLVFITVTGMRDGQLVEEVFTRKIFAKTVCGVPMSAIQITTAGAMCAVLDLFREKKLPQRGFVRQEQVSLRDFLANRFGQLYEGQSLDAMATV from the coding sequence ATGAAAGTTGCCATCGTTGGCGCAGGTTTGATCGGTCACACCATCGCTCATATGCTGCGCGAAACCGGGGACTACGAAGTCGTCGCGTTCGACCGCGATCAGGCGGCGCTCGACAAGCTCGCCGAGCAAGGCATCCCGACCCGCCGCGTGGACTCCGCCGACGCCGCCGCGCTGCGCGCCGCCGTCCAAGGTTTCGACGCGCTGGTCAATGCGCTGCCGTACTACCTGGCGGTGAACGTTGCGACCGCGGCCAAGGGCGCCGGGGTTCATTACTTCGACCTGACCGAAGACGTGCGCGCCACCACCGCCATCCGCGCGATCGCCGACGAATCCGATCACGCGTTCATGCCGCAATGCGGTCTGGCGCCGGGCTTTATCGGCATCGCCGCGCATGAACTGGCGAACCGCTTCACGGAAATCCGCGATGTCAAGATGCGCGTCGGCGCGCTGCCGGAATTCCCGACCAATGCGCTGAAGTACAACCTGACGTGGAGCGTCGACGGCCTGATCAACGAATACTGCCAGCCGTGCGAAGCAATCCGCGACAGCCGTACGCAATGGGTGCAGCCGCTCGAAGGGCTCGAGCACTTCTCGCTCGACGGCACCGAATATGAAGCCTTCAACACCTCCGGCGGCCTCGGCACGTTGTGCGAGACCCTGGCAGGCCGCGTCGAAACGCTCGACTACAAATCGGTTCGCTATCCGGGCCATCGCGAACTGATGAAGTTCCTGCTGGAGGACCTGCGCCTCGCGACCGACCGCGACAACCTCAAGGCGATCATGCGCCGTTCGGTGCCGTCGACCGCGCAGGACGTCGTGCTGGTCTTCATCACCGTGACGGGGATGCGCGACGGTCAACTGGTGGAGGAAGTATTCACGCGCAAGATCTTCGCGAAGACGGTCTGCGGTGTGCCGATGAGCGCAATCCAGATCACCACGGCAGGCGCCATGTGCGCCGTGCTGGATCTGTTCCGCGAGAAGAAGTTGCCGCAGCGCGGGTTCGTGCGTCAGGAGCAGGTGTCGCTGCGCGATTTCCTCGCGAACCGCTTCGGTCAGTTGTATGAAGGGCAGTCGCTCGACGCGATGGCGACGGTTTGA
- a CDS encoding Lrp/AsnC family transcriptional regulator, producing MRPPRLDQLDDLDRNLVALLQANARESVADLARQLGVARTTVIARIARLERTNVIAGYSVRLGQDVLDASIYAYVGIIIAPKHGPDVQKRLGKMPEVQLLCAVSGEFDYVAWLRADSPDRLNDLLDQIGTLEGVERTTTSIILARKIDRGMIGG from the coding sequence ATGAGACCACCGCGCCTCGATCAACTCGACGACCTCGACCGCAACCTCGTTGCGCTGCTGCAGGCCAATGCGCGCGAAAGCGTGGCCGACCTTGCGCGCCAACTCGGCGTGGCGCGCACGACGGTGATCGCGCGCATTGCGCGGCTCGAACGCACCAACGTCATTGCCGGCTACAGCGTGCGGCTTGGCCAGGATGTGCTCGATGCGAGCATCTATGCTTATGTGGGCATCATCATTGCGCCGAAGCATGGACCGGATGTGCAGAAGCGCCTCGGCAAGATGCCCGAGGTGCAGTTGCTGTGCGCGGTGAGCGGCGAGTTCGATTACGTCGCATGGCTGCGCGCGGATTCGCCGGACAGGCTCAATGACCTGCTCGATCAGATCGGCACGCTGGAGGGCGTCGAGAGAACCACGACGTCGATCATTCTGGCGCGCAAGATCGATCGGGGGATGATTGGGGGGTGA
- a CDS encoding LysR family transcriptional regulator has protein sequence MDKLVSMEIFVAVVEAGSLTAAAERFDISSAMVGKHIRSLETRLATRLLTRTTRRQSLTEIGRQYYEQCRRILLDVKEAESLAEAMTAAPRGVLKVTVPLTYGVEVFAPAMTDYLNAWPDVSLELDLSNRVIDLVEESFDAAVRIGRLADSSFVARPLKPYRMRACASPEYLARAGTPRTPADLAQHECLGFLHWGREGVWRLNGDAQGESPLRAGRFRANNGQALKVAALRGFGLVLQPEALLAKEIARGELVSVLEDYLPPGAPVHLIYPRDRRATPKLTSFIDFVIERFGA, from the coding sequence GTGGACAAACTGGTCAGCATGGAGATCTTCGTGGCCGTGGTCGAGGCAGGCAGCCTGACGGCCGCAGCGGAGCGCTTCGATATTTCGTCGGCAATGGTTGGTAAACATATTCGCTCGCTGGAGACTCGGCTCGCCACCCGGCTGCTGACGCGGACGACGCGCCGTCAAAGCCTGACGGAGATTGGTCGTCAGTACTACGAGCAGTGTCGGCGCATTCTGCTTGATGTGAAGGAGGCCGAGTCGCTTGCGGAGGCGATGACCGCGGCGCCACGCGGCGTGCTGAAAGTAACGGTGCCGCTGACCTATGGCGTCGAAGTGTTCGCGCCGGCGATGACCGACTACCTGAACGCATGGCCGGACGTGAGTCTCGAACTCGATCTGTCGAACCGGGTGATCGATCTCGTCGAAGAGAGTTTCGATGCGGCCGTGCGGATCGGCAGGCTGGCGGATTCAAGCTTTGTCGCGCGGCCGCTGAAACCTTACCGGATGCGGGCGTGTGCGTCCCCCGAGTATCTGGCGCGAGCCGGCACGCCGCGCACGCCGGCCGATCTGGCGCAGCACGAGTGCCTCGGTTTTCTGCATTGGGGCCGCGAGGGCGTATGGCGCCTGAACGGCGACGCGCAAGGCGAGAGTCCGTTACGGGCCGGCCGGTTTCGCGCGAACAACGGGCAGGCGCTCAAGGTGGCGGCGTTGCGCGGCTTCGGTCTGGTGTTGCAGCCGGAGGCGTTGCTCGCGAAAGAGATTGCCCGCGGCGAGCTGGTGTCGGTGCTCGAGGACTATCTGCCGCCGGGCGCGCCCGTGCATCTGATCTACCCGCGCGACCGCCGCGCCACGCCGAAGCTGACGAGCTTCATTGACTTCGTGATCGAACGGTTTGGGGCGTGA
- a CDS encoding Spy/CpxP family protein refolding chaperone: MKKALVILASTLAMSGAFAQTAAPASAPAAASAAAGKHERNVEDRIAYLHSQLKITPAQEPQWNAFADVMRSNGETMGALFKQRQDAGAQSALDDMKQYATIAQAHADGMKKLVDAFEPLYSSLSPDQKKLADQTFHQGPHNGGKKHGKAPQ; encoded by the coding sequence ATGAAAAAAGCACTGGTAATCCTGGCTTCCACGCTCGCCATGAGCGGCGCCTTCGCACAGACCGCCGCACCGGCCTCGGCGCCTGCCGCAGCGTCCGCAGCAGCGGGCAAGCACGAACGCAACGTCGAAGACCGCATTGCCTATCTGCACTCGCAGCTCAAGATCACCCCGGCGCAGGAACCGCAGTGGAACGCTTTCGCAGACGTCATGCGCAGCAACGGCGAGACCATGGGCGCACTGTTCAAACAGCGTCAGGATGCGGGCGCCCAGTCGGCACTCGACGACATGAAGCAATACGCAACCATCGCCCAGGCGCATGCCGACGGCATGAAGAAGCTGGTCGATGCGTTCGAGCCGCTCTACAGCAGCCTCTCGCCGGACCAGAAGAAGCTGGCCGATCAGACCTTCCATCAAGGACCGCATAACGGCGGCAAGAAGCACGGTAAGGCGCCGCAGTAA
- a CDS encoding PGDYG domain-containing protein produces the protein MIELKNLDLRSDAAAQRVVKDETVLVEFAAGAGELMSLEGPNRYAPRDALVTGSTGDRWVVSRDRFDAKYVPAEAALIHGEPGPYRNRPAVVLARQMNEPFSLARSAAGGDVLRGTAGDWVMQYAPGDYGVVQAARFAKVYRTVE, from the coding sequence ATGATCGAACTCAAGAACCTCGACCTGCGTTCCGACGCGGCCGCTCAACGTGTCGTCAAGGATGAAACCGTGCTGGTCGAATTCGCCGCCGGCGCTGGCGAACTGATGAGCCTCGAAGGCCCGAATCGCTATGCGCCGCGCGATGCGCTGGTGACAGGCTCGACCGGCGACCGCTGGGTGGTGTCGCGCGATCGCTTCGATGCGAAGTACGTCCCCGCCGAAGCCGCGCTCATCCACGGCGAACCGGGCCCCTACCGGAACCGTCCGGCGGTCGTGCTGGCGCGGCAGATGAACGAGCCGTTCTCGCTGGCGCGCTCCGCGGCCGGCGGCGACGTGCTGCGAGGCACGGCCGGCGACTGGGTCATGCAATACGCGCCGGGCGACTATGGCGTCGTGCAGGCGGCGCGCTTTGCCAAGGTGTATCGAACGGTGGAATGA
- a CDS encoding DUF3022 domain-containing protein, translating to MEAYQYDCASPDFEELARVISDLFPEQTQFIQRAAEDGTPTLAVHWVAMRFGAAARRITVTVVMTPAVLARYRAMPARHRGRSFAVLRAYVEATIGSLEEQYANGEAVPREVTIELDEQFA from the coding sequence ATGGAAGCCTACCAATACGACTGCGCGAGCCCCGACTTCGAAGAGCTGGCGCGAGTCATCAGCGACCTGTTTCCCGAGCAGACGCAATTCATCCAGCGTGCGGCCGAGGATGGCACGCCGACCCTGGCGGTGCACTGGGTGGCGATGCGCTTCGGCGCGGCGGCACGCCGCATTACGGTGACGGTGGTGATGACGCCCGCGGTGCTGGCGCGTTACCGGGCAATGCCGGCGCGGCATCGCGGGCGCAGCTTTGCGGTGTTGCGCGCCTATGTCGAAGCGACCATCGGCTCGCTGGAAGAGCAGTACGCGAACGGCGAGGCGGTGCCGCGCGAAGTCACAATCGAACTCGACGAACAGTTTGCGTGA
- a CDS encoding YhfC family intramembrane metalloprotease, whose translation MVVAPLTLTCLALATLFVALLPIVLFRRLRRPLGLNGRDTIAGIAVFALCAMVIERAVNGFVLHQNETTAAWLSHPLNFVIYGALIAGICQEVGRFVAMRLMWRRATASPTSATPPGMVAGKTASRIVRKAPPTSTGDSTALGYGIGHGGAEAWIVGVLVEIQWIVFAVVENRGQLDSYLDNVPVDSMMRIHLILATLSPQMAGIFVLERVASLVLQIGLSVLMWRGIRAGWRGILPLAIVAHALVEGPAALFQAKLVPLYAVDGLYALLALIVAGVLVRMFRREAQAAQARTPTRA comes from the coding sequence ATGGTCGTTGCACCCCTCACGCTTACCTGTCTCGCCCTCGCGACGCTGTTCGTCGCCCTTTTACCGATTGTGCTGTTCCGGCGCCTGCGCCGTCCCTTAGGCCTGAACGGCCGCGATACGATCGCGGGCATCGCCGTGTTTGCGCTGTGCGCCATGGTGATCGAACGCGCGGTGAACGGCTTCGTGCTGCATCAGAACGAGACCACCGCCGCGTGGCTGTCGCATCCGCTGAACTTCGTCATCTACGGTGCGTTGATCGCCGGCATTTGCCAGGAGGTGGGGCGTTTCGTCGCGATGCGCCTGATGTGGCGACGGGCGACGGCGAGTCCTACGAGTGCCACGCCGCCCGGCATGGTGGCCGGCAAGACGGCGAGCAGGATAGTCCGCAAAGCGCCCCCCACCTCGACCGGCGACAGCACCGCGCTCGGCTACGGCATCGGCCATGGCGGCGCCGAGGCGTGGATTGTCGGCGTGCTGGTTGAGATACAGTGGATCGTGTTTGCCGTGGTGGAAAACCGCGGCCAGCTCGATAGCTATCTGGACAACGTCCCGGTCGACTCGATGATGCGTATCCACCTGATTCTCGCCACCTTGTCGCCGCAGATGGCGGGTATTTTCGTGCTGGAGCGGGTGGCGTCGCTGGTGCTGCAGATCGGCTTGTCAGTGCTGATGTGGCGCGGCATACGAGCCGGCTGGCGCGGGATTCTGCCGTTGGCGATCGTGGCGCATGCGCTCGTCGAAGGACCCGCCGCGCTGTTTCAGGCCAAGCTCGTGCCGCTCTACGCGGTGGACGGCCTGTATGCGCTGCTGGCGCTGATCGTGGCCGGCGTGCTGGTCAGGATGTTCCGCCGCGAGGCGCAAGCGGCCCAGGCCCGGACTCCCACCCGGGCCTGA
- a CDS encoding LacI family DNA-binding transcriptional regulator produces the protein MTNPHNVAPRRATITDVAREAGTGKTSISRYLNGELSVLSPELRARIEAAIERLDYQPNQMARGLKRGRNRLIGMLVADLTNPYSVEVLQGVEAACQALGYMPLICHAANEVEMERRYLQLLTTYRVEGVIVNALGVREETLRPVGEGGIPAVLVDRMVDGLVADMVGLDNTAAVELATHHLLERGFDDIWFVVQPFERVSSRRLREAAFRAAIGGQARARGHTVVLELGDAAALEQTLAELDHAVDAAFEVSPGVTLHLAAGAAPDVTPGVSVDLAHGTRSDANPSLRADTAQAAAGAGTRRVALFAANAPVALCLARHLNARHGARWQERIALLSVDDPEWAEFAGITTIRQPTYQIGYRAVEFLHERIDGVESAARDCLLPGELIVRASTSR, from the coding sequence GTGACCAACCCGCACAACGTCGCCCCGCGCCGCGCCACCATCACCGACGTGGCGCGCGAAGCCGGCACCGGCAAGACCAGCATTTCGCGCTATCTGAACGGCGAGTTGAGCGTGTTGTCGCCGGAACTGCGCGCACGCATCGAGGCGGCAATCGAGCGGCTCGACTATCAGCCCAATCAGATGGCGCGCGGTCTGAAGCGCGGCCGCAACCGGCTGATCGGCATGCTGGTCGCGGACCTGACCAACCCGTATTCGGTCGAAGTGCTGCAGGGCGTCGAAGCGGCCTGTCAGGCGCTCGGCTACATGCCGCTGATCTGCCATGCGGCCAACGAAGTGGAGATGGAGCGCCGCTATCTGCAACTGCTGACCACCTACCGGGTGGAAGGCGTGATCGTCAATGCGCTTGGCGTGCGCGAAGAAACCTTGCGGCCGGTGGGCGAGGGCGGCATTCCGGCGGTGCTGGTGGACCGGATGGTGGACGGACTGGTCGCCGATATGGTCGGGCTCGACAATACGGCGGCGGTCGAACTGGCCACGCATCATCTGCTCGAGCGCGGTTTCGACGATATCTGGTTCGTCGTGCAGCCGTTCGAGCGGGTCAGTTCGCGGCGCTTGCGCGAAGCGGCGTTTCGCGCGGCGATCGGCGGCCAGGCGCGCGCTCGCGGCCACACGGTGGTGCTGGAACTGGGCGATGCGGCGGCGCTCGAACAGACGCTCGCCGAACTGGACCACGCGGTGGATGCGGCTTTCGAGGTGTCGCCCGGTGTGACGCTTCACCTCGCAGCGGGCGCGGCTCCGGACGTGACGCCTGGTGTGAGCGTCGATCTCGCACACGGTACCCGGTCCGACGCGAATCCGAGCCTTCGCGCCGATACCGCACAAGCGGCCGCTGGCGCCGGCACGCGGCGCGTCGCGCTGTTCGCGGCCAATGCCCCGGTCGCGCTCTGTCTCGCCCGGCATCTGAATGCACGTCATGGCGCACGCTGGCAGGAGCGCATCGCGCTCCTCTCCGTCGACGACCCCGAATGGGCCGAATTCGCCGGCATCACGACGATCCGTCAGCCGACCTATCAGATCGGCTACCGCGCGGTGGAGTTTCTCCACGAGCGTATCGACGGGGTGGAGTCGGCTGCTCGCGACTGCCTGCTGCCCGGCGAATTGATCGTGCGCGCGTCAACTTCGCGCTGA
- a CDS encoding 2-hydroxyacid dehydrogenase gives MKKIVAYKPLPDDVLAYLHKHVEVVQADAAQHDAFVAALRDADGAIGASVKITPAMLDGATKLKALSTISVGFDNFDVPDLTQRGIVLAHTPDVLTESTADTVFSLILATARRVVELADWVKAGQWQGSVGPAQFGVEVQGKTLGIVGLGRIGGAVARRAALGFNMQVLYTNRSPNPQAEHTYGARRVELAELLASADFVCLQVPLTPETQHLIGAAELRAMKKSAILINASRGATVDEAALIEALRNGTIHAAGLDVFETEPLPVDSPLLSLPNVVALPHIGSATHETRHAMALNAAENLVAALDGTLTRNVVNRDVLRK, from the coding sequence ATGAAAAAGATTGTCGCCTACAAGCCGTTGCCCGACGATGTGCTCGCGTATCTGCACAAGCACGTCGAGGTCGTACAGGCCGATGCCGCGCAACATGACGCGTTCGTCGCGGCGCTCAGGGACGCGGACGGCGCGATCGGCGCCAGCGTGAAGATCACGCCCGCCATGCTCGACGGCGCGACGAAGCTCAAGGCGTTGTCCACCATCTCGGTGGGCTTCGACAATTTCGACGTGCCCGATCTCACGCAGCGCGGCATCGTGCTTGCGCATACGCCGGACGTGCTGACCGAATCGACGGCGGACACGGTGTTCTCGCTGATTCTCGCCACGGCGCGGCGGGTGGTCGAACTGGCCGATTGGGTGAAGGCCGGACAATGGCAGGGCAGCGTCGGTCCGGCGCAATTCGGCGTCGAGGTGCAGGGCAAGACGCTCGGCATCGTCGGGCTGGGGCGGATTGGCGGCGCGGTGGCGCGGCGTGCCGCACTCGGTTTCAACATGCAGGTGCTCTACACCAACCGTAGCCCGAACCCGCAAGCGGAACACACCTACGGTGCGCGCCGCGTCGAGCTCGCCGAGTTGCTGGCGAGCGCCGATTTCGTCTGCCTGCAGGTGCCGCTCACGCCCGAGACGCAGCATCTGATCGGCGCGGCCGAACTGCGTGCGATGAAGAAGAGCGCGATCCTGATCAACGCCTCGCGCGGCGCGACGGTCGACGAAGCGGCGCTGATCGAAGCGTTGCGGAACGGCACGATCCACGCGGCCGGTCTCGACGTGTTCGAAACCGAACCGCTGCCGGTCGACTCGCCGCTGCTGTCGTTGCCCAACGTGGTGGCGCTGCCGCACATCGGCTCGGCGACCCACGAGACGCGCCATGCGATGGCGTTGAATGCAGCCGAGAACCTGGTGGCCGCGCTCGACGGAACGCTGACGCGCAACGTCGTGAACCGCGACGTCCTGCGCAAGTAA
- a CDS encoding MFS transporter, whose amino-acid sequence MTSSLAIRRWWTIMPIVFITYSLAYLDRANFGFAAAAGINQDLGISKGLASLIGALFFLGYFFFQIPGAIYAERRSVKKLVFWSLILWGGCASLTGIVSNIPSLMVIRFLLGVVEAAVMPAMLVFISNWFTKRERSRANTFLILGNPVTVLWMSVVSGYLVHSFGWRHMFIAEGAPAILWAVCWWFIVQDKPAQVSWLTQQQKDDLAETLRAEQATIKPVRNYGEAFRSAAVIKLCAQYFCWSIGVYGFVLWLPSILKNSSTLGMVETGWLSALPYLAATLAMLAASWASDKLNRRKVFVWPFLLIGAVAFAASYAIGPTHFWISYALLVVAGAAMYAPYGPFFAIVPELLPKNVAGGAMALINGMGALGSFVGSYVVGYLNGATGSPAASYGFMSAALVAAVILTLAVKPQPSASARLVATPLQGK is encoded by the coding sequence ATGACCTCATCGCTTGCGATTCGCCGCTGGTGGACGATCATGCCGATCGTATTCATCACCTACAGCCTCGCGTACCTCGACCGCGCGAACTTCGGCTTCGCGGCCGCGGCCGGGATCAATCAGGATCTCGGCATCAGCAAGGGGCTCGCGTCGCTGATCGGCGCGCTGTTCTTTCTCGGTTATTTCTTCTTCCAGATTCCCGGCGCGATCTACGCGGAACGCCGCAGCGTCAAGAAGCTGGTGTTCTGGAGCCTGATCCTGTGGGGCGGCTGCGCATCGCTGACGGGCATCGTCAGCAATATTCCGTCGCTGATGGTGATCCGCTTCCTGCTCGGCGTGGTCGAAGCGGCCGTGATGCCGGCCATGCTCGTCTTTATCAGCAACTGGTTCACCAAACGCGAGCGCTCGCGCGCCAATACCTTCCTGATTCTCGGCAACCCGGTGACGGTCCTGTGGATGTCGGTGGTGTCGGGCTATCTGGTGCATTCGTTCGGCTGGCGCCACATGTTCATCGCCGAAGGCGCGCCCGCCATCCTCTGGGCCGTCTGCTGGTGGTTCATCGTGCAGGACAAGCCGGCTCAGGTGTCGTGGCTCACGCAGCAGCAAAAGGACGACCTCGCCGAGACGCTGCGCGCCGAACAGGCCACCATCAAACCGGTGCGCAACTATGGCGAAGCTTTCCGTTCGGCAGCGGTGATCAAACTCTGCGCGCAGTATTTCTGCTGGAGCATCGGCGTGTACGGATTCGTGCTGTGGCTGCCGTCCATCCTGAAGAACAGTTCGACGCTCGGCATGGTGGAAACCGGCTGGCTCTCGGCGCTGCCGTATCTCGCCGCGACGCTCGCGATGCTGGCGGCGTCGTGGGCATCGGATAAACTGAATCGTCGCAAGGTCTTTGTCTGGCCGTTTCTACTGATCGGCGCGGTGGCGTTTGCCGCCTCCTATGCAATCGGCCCGACGCATTTCTGGATCTCGTATGCGCTGCTGGTGGTCGCCGGCGCGGCGATGTACGCGCCCTACGGACCGTTCTTCGCGATCGTGCCGGAACTGCTGCCGAAGAACGTCGCCGGCGGTGCGATGGCCCTGATCAACGGCATGGGCGCGCTGGGCTCGTTCGTCGGCTCGTATGTGGTCGGCTATCTGAACGGCGCAACCGGCTCGCCCGCTGCATCGTATGGTTTCATGAGCGCGGCGCTGGTCGCCGCGGTGATTCTGACGCTGGCCGTGAAGCCGCAACCGTCGGCCTCGGCCAGGCTCGTCGCTACTCCATTGCAAGGAAAATAA
- a CDS encoding sugar kinase produces MNPTLDVITYGEAMAMFVAAETGPLAGVGQFTKRVAGADLNVAIGLARLGFKVGWMSRVGNDSFGQFVRETLNREGIDQQRVVTDERYPTGFQLKSKNDDGSDPAVEYFRKGSAASHLSPDDYASSYVLPARHLHLTGVAPAISASSRELAFLLARELAFLLAREMRAAGKTISFDPNLRPTLWPSRAAMVEGLNALAELADWVLPGIGEGEILTGYTKPEDIARFYLERGARGVIVKLGARGAYFRTADDAGVVAAQPVAKVVDTVGAGDGFAVGVVSALLEGRTLPEAVARGNRIGALAIQVIGDSEGLPTRAELDALEHADACASGVAGVHRKMPEKLA; encoded by the coding sequence ATGAATCCGACACTCGATGTCATCACCTACGGCGAGGCCATGGCGATGTTCGTCGCCGCCGAAACAGGACCGCTCGCCGGCGTCGGGCAGTTCACGAAGCGCGTCGCCGGCGCCGATCTGAATGTGGCGATCGGCCTCGCGCGGCTCGGCTTCAAGGTGGGCTGGATGAGCCGGGTCGGCAACGATTCGTTCGGCCAGTTCGTGCGCGAAACACTGAACCGCGAAGGGATCGACCAGCAGCGCGTCGTTACCGACGAGCGCTATCCCACCGGTTTTCAGCTCAAGTCGAAAAACGACGACGGCAGCGACCCGGCGGTCGAGTACTTCCGCAAAGGCTCGGCGGCGAGCCATCTGTCGCCGGACGACTACGCGTCGTCCTACGTGCTGCCGGCGCGGCATCTGCATCTGACCGGCGTTGCGCCGGCGATTTCCGCCTCGTCGCGCGAACTGGCTTTCCTGCTGGCGCGCGAACTGGCTTTCCTGCTGGCGCGCGAAATGCGGGCAGCGGGCAAAACGATCTCGTTCGATCCGAACCTGCGCCCGACGCTCTGGCCTTCGCGGGCGGCGATGGTCGAAGGTCTGAACGCGCTGGCCGAACTGGCGGACTGGGTGCTGCCGGGCATCGGCGAAGGCGAGATTCTCACCGGCTATACGAAGCCTGAAGATATCGCGCGCTTCTATCTGGAGCGCGGCGCGCGTGGCGTGATCGTCAAGCTCGGCGCCCGTGGTGCGTATTTCCGTACGGCGGACGACGCGGGCGTGGTCGCCGCGCAGCCGGTCGCGAAGGTGGTCGACACGGTGGGGGCCGGCGATGGTTTTGCGGTCGGCGTCGTCAGTGCGCTGCTCGAAGGGCGGACCTTGCCGGAAGCGGTGGCGCGCGGCAATCGTATCGGCGCGCTGGCGATCCAGGTGATCGGCGACTCCGAAGGCCTGCCGACCCGCGCCGAACTCGATGCATTGGAACACGCCGACGCTTGCGCGTCCGGCGTAGCAGGGGTTCATCGAAAGATGCCGGAGAAGCTGGCGTAG